A stretch of Carnobacteriaceae bacterium zg-C25 DNA encodes these proteins:
- the rsmI gene encoding 16S rRNA (cytidine(1402)-2'-O)-methyltransferase has protein sequence MQQQKSFQQRSEGVLYLVPTPIGNLEDITFRALNTLKQVTIIACEDTRHTQKLLTHFDIHVPTISFHEHNMQQRIPQLIERLQHGESMAQVSDAGMPCISDPGHELVKACIEQDITVVALPGANAATTALIASGLAPQPFMFYGFLPRKTSTQKEVLESFVTLQVTTIFYESPYRLKDTLTNMLSVFSPDRQVVICRELTKKYEEFTRGTLQEVTDYVQATEIKGEICLLLGPALQCEIEQHAKTDMPKTLPEHLSIKEQVEWVMTTTQQSSKDAIKTVAKALGLAKKDVYHAYHKE, from the coding sequence GTGCAACAACAAAAGAGTTTCCAACAGCGTAGTGAGGGTGTGCTATATTTAGTGCCGACACCGATTGGCAATTTAGAAGACATCACTTTTCGTGCGTTGAATACATTAAAGCAAGTGACGATCATTGCTTGTGAAGATACACGCCATACACAAAAATTATTGACGCATTTTGACATTCATGTGCCGACCATTAGTTTTCATGAGCACAATATGCAGCAACGTATTCCACAATTGATTGAACGCTTACAACATGGTGAAAGTATGGCGCAAGTGAGTGATGCGGGCATGCCGTGCATTAGTGATCCAGGTCATGAACTGGTGAAAGCGTGTATTGAACAAGATATTACCGTTGTTGCACTGCCCGGTGCTAACGCAGCGACAACAGCGCTAATTGCATCAGGTTTAGCGCCTCAACCGTTTATGTTTTATGGCTTTTTACCCCGTAAAACAAGCACACAAAAAGAAGTGCTTGAATCGTTTGTGACGTTACAAGTGACAACGATTTTTTACGAATCGCCATATCGTTTAAAAGACACATTGACCAATATGTTGAGTGTATTTAGTCCGGATAGGCAAGTGGTAATTTGTCGCGAACTCACTAAAAAATATGAAGAGTTTACACGTGGTACATTACAAGAAGTTACGGATTATGTGCAAGCAACGGAAATAAAAGGTGAGATTTGCTTATTATTAGGACCTGCATTACAATGTGAAATAGAACAACACGCTAAAACCGATATGCCAAAAACATTGCCCGAGCACTTGTCGATAAAAGAGCAAGTAGAATGGGTGATGACCACAACACAACAATCGTCAAAAGATGCGATTAAAACGGTTGCTAAAGCATTGGGACTAGCAAAAAAAGACGTGTATCATGCGTATCATAAGGAGTAA
- a CDS encoding GIY-YIG nuclease family protein, producing MANINKHYFYVLRCADNTYYAGYTTDVIRREQEHNSKSKGAKYTRFRQPVKMIYYEAFETRAQATQAEAKFKKLTRQQKEVYLKRATTKEFPTA from the coding sequence ATGGCGAATATAAATAAACACTATTTTTATGTGTTGCGTTGTGCAGATAATACGTATTATGCAGGCTATACAACAGATGTGATACGACGAGAACAAGAACACAATTCCAAAAGTAAGGGTGCAAAATATACCCGATTTCGACAACCGGTAAAAATGATTTATTATGAAGCGTTTGAAACGCGCGCCCAAGCAACACAAGCTGAAGCAAAATTTAAAAAATTGACCCGACAACAAAAGGAGGTGTATTTAAAGCGTGCAACAACAAAAGAGTTTCCAACAGCGTAG